GTTTGTTGGCTATGATAGCGTTCTCTGGTGGAGAATGACTTGAAAATGTTAATGAGATGCATGATGGAGTACGAGAACTAGGAGAGCTTGGGAGTAAATTTTGTAACTTGCTTAATTTTTATAGAGCTTTCTAAGCCATGTTTGTCCGACGCATAATTACGCATGCCATATATCCATGACTTTTTTTTTCATAACTTGGAATGTTTTAGGAGTAGAATTACCTATGCATTTGTCAACATATTACATTTATATTAGGTAGTTTCACCACACATAGTTGTCTGTGATTTCAACAAAGTTGGAAGAATTCAAATTATGTTAGGGAAATATTCAGATAATTATCTGGTTAGTTTGTTAACCCAAATCCTAGGATGCAAACACCAGAATCTACTTGTAAGCTTATATCATACAAATGATTTTTTTAGTTCTTACATATTGGAAAAGATTCATGACTGAGTTGAGAAACTGGTGGAGAATTATCAGTTGATTTGGAGGACAATTTTTTTTACTTACTTGATAGTTGTTGATGTCACTGTGAGAATGCATTAGCAATAGTTTTCATTCTCATCCTTACAGTTTTGTCCTTATAACCTTGTGAAGTTTTATATGTTCTCTTTGACAAAAAAATTGTTacatttgcttttttttcttCTGCAACTCGATTCACAAGTATCATGCGACCTTCAGTCCATTTTTGTGTTATACGATTCATTTTACTATGGCCTTTGCATCAAACACAGAATCATTGAGTGTGTGATACTCATTCCTCTCTAGTAGTAGTACATGGAAAAATCTTGGAATCACATGTTCTATACATCGTTGAAAACTGACTTTTATCGTTCCTATGTATCTCTGCAGAAATGGATTTCAGAAGCTGGATAAGATTAAAGATTCAAACAGACAGTCTAAGCAGTTGGAGGAGCTCACTGGGAAGATGAGAGAATGTAAGCGGTAGGTCAAGTGACATTTCTTTCAGTCTCATTGTTTCAAGTTTCAACCATTGTATATCTTTTATAATTTGGATACTATAGTAGCTTAACTTATCTGAGCAATTTGTTATACTGACAATTTATACTTCACATGCAACCAGTTCCAAAAATGTGGAATCCCATATGTAATTTAGATTGTTTCAAAAATTGCCTTTTACAGGTTAATTAAAGAGTTTGATCGAGAAATTAAGGATCAGGAGAGTCGGCATGCTCCTGATGTTAATAAACAACTCAATGAGAAGAAGCAGACGATGGTTGGTAACTTTTCATTTGCTCTTTCACATTGTGCCATTCTTTCATTATCTTTTTCTTAGTGAGTCGTCTTTGTCTTATTACAGATCAAGGAGCTGAACTCATATGTAGCCTTGAGAAAAACGTAGGTCTTGGTTAGTTATTCCATTCATCATCTAATTACAGTTGTTACTACATATTAGTAGCCTATTCCACAAATTGATGCATCTTTGAATTATGAATTTATCTCATTTGTTTATATTATTCTCTAGCTGCAAATGCATTCTAACCAAGTTTTTAGCTAGGGCCTGTAATCATGACTTTCTGTTTTCTAAATAAGATGACATCCATTCATGCCTTCTTCTGAGGAACAAACTTTTAAAAcaaggaaattttttttttgcctttcacCAACTACTTTATATTTGAATTCTAAATAGACAATTTGTGCATGTATTTTTTCCTAGGAACAGTTACTCTCATAATTTTTGATGTACTCATGTGATCATACATACCGTACCTTGGATCAGATTTGAGGCTGCAGGTTCATGAAGTTGGAGTGGTAGATATTGCTCTATATAGTGCTTCACTAGATTAGTTTGTGCCTTTGTGGATTAGTAGTTGGAACTGTTCAGTGTAGCTTGTTCAAGGAGCAATTTAGGATATCTATTAAATGTAATTCAGTTGTTCGGATGATTATATGTCATATTAAAGGAACAAAGCAAGTAGGTCATGTTATAGTCCAGATGCAAAATATGGCCACATCAGGGCTTCATAAGAACAGTCACCTTAACTTGCTGTTGTCGGATGAGACAAACATATGAATGCAGCTAGAAGAAGCTTTCATGCCATTTCCAGTTGTAAGTTTGGCGTACAGGAAAACTGATCTTATGCTATATGTATATGAAGTTTTTTTTGTGACTTTTAATGgtgttttaagaaatattttagttcTCTATGTGTGAACGCAGCATGAAGAAGGTTTTCCTTgataccattcttgattaatttcAATTCCCTAATTATGTGTTCTTTCGCAACAtattattttttcatttttttagttatttggaaattttattttatttatacttGCTGTTCTATCTGTTTTCTCATAATTGGATCCAACTtgagattagattttttttttttttagtcagACTTTCTCATTTTAATTTGTGTCCATCAGATATCAAAGTAGCCTTGGCAATAAACGAGTTGAACTCTTTGATATGGGTGCTGGAGGTAGTGACCCTGTAGCTGAGGACAATGTTAAGATGGCATCAGGTAATATTTTAGTGGTATTTTTTCACCATTTACTATATCTTATATTTTAGGGTATCTCTATCCTAAAGACTCATTCATTGGTTTTAGCTACCAAGACATACAAAATGGCCATGATACAATTTAAACTTTTAGTAACCAAATGATTGGAGCACCAGAAAGAAGGGAAACAGGATAAACACCATCAAAGAAATATATGCTAGAGAGCTGTTTGGTGTAGTTAATATCCAGCAGAAGATTACACTGGAAGCAGAAGACTGCAGGAGCTGTGTAGATGTAGTGAGAAAGGACTTTCAGAAGCATCATTTTTTAAAAGGCTTGGCCTTATACATTAATCATCATGACCTTTGAGTTGGTTCCAGTATATTGCAAGGGCTCATTTATATGCTTGCTTCTACAATTATGGCAACATAGTGATGACTGTTTCTCATTGTAATCTGATCTTCAGAAAAGGTCACAACGTCACTTGGAATTAACAACTTGCAATGATCTGTTAACCAAAGAGAATGTAGATTAGAtacaagacttttttttttttggtgaaagcATATAGCTCAGTCATCTAGTTTTGTTTTGGTCTTATGGAAAAGGATGCACTTTTATGTTATTGGGGGAAGAAAATAACTGCTCAAAGTGTTTTGCAGAGTAGTAACAGTAAGTCATTGAGCAGaactgacaaaaaaaaaagatgcatAAATGCATTATGGAACAGaaactttaaaattttaatgtatgATCCACATGCTTTAGGTTCGTGAAAATGGAAATTTTAGCATTTTGGAACTGAGTTACAGAAATGGTTGGTTAACATAAGTCTCAGTAATATTGGTCGGTCTACATTGTTGGATGTTAACTAAAACACCAAGCAACTATGGTGGTTGtggagaaagtccaaaaatgatgCAGGTAAAAGCAGCCATAGGATTATCAAAATAAACTTTTCCAATCAGATAAAGATGTGCCAGAAGTCCCACTGACATTAGTTAAGGATTTATTATTTTAGGCTAAAAATAACTTTCATTATAATTTTATTGTGATAacactttttaaattttaattctttAAATCCCTAATAGCTGTTGGTACTTCCTTCTTGTTCTATAAAACTTCTGCTATTATCAGTTATAATTACTGTGAATGATACTacatttatttttgtttattGACTGCATTGAAACAGCAAAATACACTGTTTCCAGATCCATGTAATGTGAAATCAGATTTGTGCGAGAGGTTTTGATAAGGAACACCTTTTTTCTATTGTACACATCCCATTGAATCTAAGACATGATTAGTCGAATGCTTGTGCATGTTGTTTCAATCAAAGAGACTATGTTGTAAATTCAGGTCTGATATGCCTGGTTGAAATATCTAATGCTGGTACATAAGTGTGGCATGGCTCTGCCCAAAATTTACAGTTTGCACTAAAGAGTAGTAAAGTAATTTTCTGTTGGCACTTCTCTGATATATGGTTTAAAGCAACAGGTTCTTTAATCATCTCTCATTCATTCTTTGAAATTTTACCATACAATTGTCTTTCCTATTAGGTTCTTAGTACTCTGTGATTGTGCAGATATGTCTAATCAAGAGCTTATAGATGCTGGAACGAAGCAGATGGATGAGACTGACCAAGCTATTCAACGCTCAAAAATGGTGTGGCATTGACGTGCAAAATTTCTTTGTTATACTTAATGCTTCTTTCACTTCTCAGATTGAACATTGTTATGATAGGTCGTTGAGCAAACTATTGAAGTAGGAACTCAAACTGCTGCAAATCTTAAGCAACAAGTAAGTTGTATATCTGTCTTCCTATTTAAGTGAACGTTGGTTTCATTTACACAATGCACTAAGGGAAGTCCCTAGAATTAGTTTATGTTTTTGTTATACTTTGGCCTTTACTTTGGCATACTTTCTACAAAGCtttttcaaatatttaaaatCCGATTTAAGTTGAAATGTATGGAAAGTGGCTAGTCTAATCATTGCaggtaaatatattttatttaggtGTTAAGAGTCTTCATTGACTTCATATCGAACAAGGGAGTGGAGCGGTTACTTTGTTTGGAGTTCCATGTAGCAGTCAAGTTTGTTATCTGatcttcagatgatgattttaactTTCTTCAAAATCATTACTTTTCAATATAGTCTCAACCAATGTCAATGGTTAAGTTCACCAATCTGGCTTTCCAACATATTTAACCAATTATTTCTGGTCAAGGTTGGTTAGTTCTGGTTGATTTTGAGTGATTTTGGCCAGTTTCAGGCACCTTCAGTTGGTGCTAATGATTTCATCTAATTTCTATTGAAACTTGCTGAAAACCAAATAGTTTGATTGCATTCCATTCAGGAAATATTCTCTTGCAGTTTTTCATTCTGTAAGTCTCTTGTCTCTCTTCCCACACTATGGTATGGAAGACTGCAAGATGTCACTAAGCTATTTGAAATCCCACAAGAATAGGATTTGGAAACCCATACCCGAACCAAACATTTGCATCAGGCAATTGCTCAGTTTGATTCTAGTTATATTGATAAAACAATGAATCGAAGCTATTAGATATTATGGAAATTCCAATAGTCAAAAAGCCACAGGCCCAACCAGGATTAAATCTTTGCATTAGGTAAAACCTATGACTGCTGAAATTGTGTTATGTATGATAAATTTGTTAAAGAAAATGGATTGCTGATGTCAGATTGTCTAACTCTTTTCTGGTAGTCTTTGAGATAATCTTATCCATGAACTCTTTTACTCTTCTCAAGCTTACTTTCTAACTTCTGCTTAGAATCTAACTTGTATAGTCCTTTCTGTTCGATTCATTTATTGAGATCTTAAATGCACTCAAGGTCTTCTAGGATGATGATATACTTTTCTTATTTAATAGATTGTCACGCCAGGCTTCCGTGCTTTGGATTTAAGCTGCAGAACTAGTACATTGTGTGCAGCAGGACTTTAAACTTCTCTCTCCATGGTTTTTCAATTAAATATATTTGTCACCTTGCAAATGGAAATCATTTTCATTTATCATGGCTATATTGGTAGAGTTTCATCAGGATCTTAGAAATGTGCTTTTACAGCTTTGGCCAAAGTAAGTTGCCTTGTTATGTCTTGGATTCTTTAACAGTCTAGGTGCATTTGGTCAAAAGCTGGAAAACAGATTAGTAAATGATGCCTCAAGTTTTACAGCATGTAGTTATTGTCTAATTATGCAGACTGATCAAATGGGTCGGATTGTCAATGAGCTGGATACTATTCAATTTTCTATCAAGAAGGCTAC
This Musa acuminata AAA Group cultivar baxijiao chromosome BXJ1-2, Cavendish_Baxijiao_AAA, whole genome shotgun sequence DNA region includes the following protein-coding sequences:
- the LOC135599601 gene encoding novel plant SNARE 13-like; amino-acid sequence: MASDMPMSAELEQIDGEIQDIFRALENGFQKLDKIKDSNRQSKQLEELTGKMRECKRLIKEFDREIKDQESRHAPDVNKQLNEKKQTMIKELNSYVALRKTYQSSLGNKRVELFDMGAGGSDPVAEDNVKMASDMSNQELIDAGTKQMDETDQAIQRSKMVVEQTIEVGTQTAANLKQQTDQMGRIVNELDTIQFSIKKATQLVKEIGRQVATDKCIMFFLFLIVCGVIAIIIVKVVNPNNKNIRDIPGLAPPAPTARRLLSAEAFGSLG